The Agrobacterium larrymoorei genome includes the window TCGGTTCATCCAGAATAAGCAGCTTGGCATTCAGCGTCAGCGCTTTGGCAATCTCGATAAGCTGCTGATTTGCCGTGGATAGCCCTGCCACCTTTCGGCTTGCGGGAATATGAAGGTTCAGGCGCGACAACTGCTCCTGCGCGCGCCGCACCATTTCTGCCCGGTCGACCTTGCCGTTCTTCATCAACCAGCGTCCGATGAACACGTTTTCGGCAATCGACAATTCCGGCAGAAGCTTCAGTTCCTGATGGATCAGCACCACGCCCTTGTCGATGGCCTCACGAGGGGAGGCGGGCGCATAAGGCTGGCCGAGCCATGTCATCGTTCCCTGCGAAGGCTCGCGCGAACCGGCAATGATGCCAGACAGGGTGGATTTGCCCGCGCCGTTTTCACCCAAAAGCGCCACGACCTCGCCCGCATAGACGTCGAGATCGACATTCTTCAAAACCTCGAGCGGACCATAGCGCTTGCTGATGCCACGGAGCGAAAGAACCGGCTCACGCATGACGGGGAACCTCCCAAAACTTCCAATCAAGAGAACCGGACTGCCCCAAGGGTGTCGACGGTTCGAAAAATAGGGTGCCGCCAAGGAAGCGGCACCCGTTGAGCAATCAGGGATGGTTGGCGATGAAGCCTTCAACATTGTCCTTGGTGGTCAGCGTTGCGTCCAGAAGCTGAACCGGCGGAACCTTCTCGCCACCGACGAGCTTCACGGCCATCTCAACGGCGGTGCGGCCCATCTTCTGGGTCTGCTGGGTTGCCGTCACGTCGAACACGCCGTTCTTAAGCGCTTCGAGAGCTGCCGTGTCACCGTCGAAGCCGCCGACAGCGATCTTCTGAGACGGGTTTGCGACCTTGATGGCCTGTGCCGCGCCAAGCGCAAGTCCGTCAGCCTGTGCAAAGACGATGGAGACATCCGGGTTTGCCTGGAGCATGTTCTGCATGATCTGGAAGCCTTCGTCCTGGCTCCACATGTTGGACCACTGCTCGGCGACGATCTTCACATCCGGGTTTGCCTTGACGGATTCCATGCAGCCCTTGGTGCGGTCCACTTCAGGCGTCGTGCCCTTCTGGCCGTGGATGATGACCATTTTGCCCTTACCGCCAGCTTCCTTGATGATGTAATCGCAAACCGATTTGGCGGATGCGACGGAATCGGTGGCTATGAACGTGTCGCCCGGCGCGCCATCGGCGTTGCGGTCGATGTTGATCACTGGAACTTTCGCGGCCTTGGCAAGCTTGACCGGAACGGTCGCGGCGGCGGCACCGGCTGGAATGTAGATCAGCGCGTCGATGTTCTGGGTCAGCAGGTCCTGGATCTGGTTGACCTGCGTCGGGCCATCGCCCTTGGCGTCCACGGTCACGACCGTAATGCCGCGCGTCTTGGCTTCGGCTTCCACGGACTGCTTGATCTGGTTGAAGAAGTTGGCCTGAAGGTTGGCGACTGCAAGGCCGATCTTCTTGACTTCGGCGGCGTTGGCAGAGTTGAGCGAGAGAGCGAGTGCGGCGGATGCCAGCAGAATGCGAGACAGTTTCATGTTATTTTCCTCCGGTTGGTTATGGCTTCGGGAGACGGTGCCTCCTCCCCTCCGCCGTTTATCCCCTCCCTCCTTGAGAGGGAGATGGTCTGTCTGGGCGGAACGCATCCGCCGGAACTTGGACGTCAGCCTCTTCTGCGGCGCAGCGTTTCCGCACCCACGGCAAGCACGATGACCACGCCGATGATCACCTGCTGCAGGAAGGGGGAGACATTGAGAAGGTTGAGGCCGTTGCGAAGCACGCCGATGATGAGAACGCCGATCAGCGTACCGCCAATGCCGCCAGCGCCACCCGAAAGGGATGTGCCGCCGATGACGACAGCCGCGATCGTGTCCAACTCATAACCGAAGCCGCTGGATGGCTGCACGGAGTCGAGACGGGCTGCGAGAACGATACCGGCAAGACCGGCCAGAATCGCGCAGATGACATAAACGCCGATGGTAACCAGCGGCACGTTGATGCCCGCAAGGCGCGCCACTTCCGCATTGCCGCCCACCGCATAGACCGTGCGGCCTTCGGCGCGATAGCGCAGGAATGCCCAGGAAATGACGACGACAACCAGCATCAGAAGCACGGTGGCCGTCAGCACGCCGAAATGCCGGTCGATGGCCAGCATCATGAACCAGTCTGGAAAACCGACGATCTGCTGGCCGTCGGTGATCATGTTGGCAATGCCGCGCGCAACCGACATCATCGCCAGTGTGGCAATGAAGGCAGGTACGCGAAACGCCGTCACCAGAATGCCGACGACGAGACCGCAGACGCCGGATGCCAGAAGCGCCAGCACGATTGCAGCACCCATCGGCATCCCGGCAACATTCGCCGTCCAGCCCATGATCATCATGGACAGCGCCAGCACGGAGCCGACGGAAAGATCGATACCGCCGAGCAGGATCACGAAGGTCATGCCCACGGCCATGATGCCGAGAACGGTGATCTGATCGAGAATATTGAGACCATTGCGCAGCGACAGGAAGTTATCGCTGGCGAAAGAGAGAAACACACACAGCAGAAGCAGACCCACGAGAGGCCCTGTCGCACCGCTCAGCCAGGCGAGCGGACTTCTGGTTTGGACGGTCGCGTCCTTGCGCTCCAACACAGTCATGGCTCCTCCCATAAATTATACACCAGAACTTTTAAACCGATTAGAATAAATATTCACTCTCGGTGTAAAATGCATAAGGCAGATTTAATGTGCTTGTCAATAGCGTCCTTTTCGCCCGCTCTGCCTTGGCGAAAAACCCATAGATTACCTTTTCCGGCTTGACACGCCGTCCTCATCTGCAATTATATATGCAATCGCATAATTATTCACGCATGTATCTTGATGAGGATTTCATGGAGCCCAAAGAATTAGAGCGCATTGCGCGCCAGATCCGCCTGCGCGACGTGCAAGCCGTTTTCGAAGCAGGTGCGGGTCATGTGGGCGGCGAAATGTCTGCCATCGACGTTATGACGGCGCTGTATTTCCGCGTCCTGCGCATCTGGCCGGATGATCCGAAGAACCCGGCACGAGACCGCTTCGTGCTGTCCAAGGGTCATACGGCCTGCGCGCTTTACGTGACGCTCGCCAAGCGCGGTTTCATTCCGGAAGAAGAGATTTCCACCTTCCTCCAGCCCAATTCGCGCCTCAACGGCCACCCCAACTGTAACAAGGTTCCAGGCGTGGAGACCAACACCGGCCCACTTGGTCACGGGCTTCCGGTTGCGGTCGGCATGGCGAAGGCCGCCAAGCTTTCCGGTGCGGATTACCATACCTATGTCATGACCGGCGATGGCGAGATGCAGGAAGGCTCAAACTGGGAGGCCATCATGGCCGCCGCGCAGTTCGGCCTCGATAATCTCACGCTCATCATCGACCATAACCGCTTCCAGCAGGGTGCGGCGCTTTCGGATACCAACGACATCGCCCCGCTTCGCCCGAAGCTGGAAGCTTTCGGCTGGGATGTGACCGAAATCAACGGCAACGAAATGGCGGAAGTCGTTCCGGCGCTCGAACATCGCAGCAACCGTCCGCACTGCATCGTGGCGCATACCAATAAGGGCCACGGCATTTCCTTCATGCAGGACAAGGTGGACTGGCACCACAAGGTTCCGAGCAAGGAACAGTATGACATTGCCGTCAAAGAACTTTCGGAGGCACTATAATGAACGCGCCCGTATCCGCCCCCAAACTTTATGACTGCCGCGATGCCTTTGCCGAAACCATCGAAGCGCTGGCGGCGAACGATCAGCGCGTCGTGGCCGTCTGCAACGACTCGGTCGGCTCCTCCAAGCTCGGCGGCTTCAAGTCGAAATTCCCGGAACGCCTCGTCAATGTCGGCATTGCCGAACAGAACATGGTGGGCGTTGGCGCCGGTCTTGCCAATGGCGGCCAGTTGCCATTCGTCTGCGGCGCATCCTGCTTTTTGACGGGTCGCGCGCTGGAGCAGATCAAGGCCGATCTTGCCTATTCCAACGCAAATGTGAAGCTCGTCGGCATTTCGTCCGGCATGGCTTACGGCGAACTTGGACCAACGCATCACTCCATCGAAGACTTCGCCTGGACCCGCGTGTTGCCGAACCTGCCGGTCATTGCCCCTTGCGACCGCATCGAAACCGCGGCTGCGGTAAAATGGGCGGCGGAATATGCCGGTCCATGCTTCCTGCGCCTCTCGCGCGTCGGCGTGCCGGATCTTCTGCCGGAAGGCCATGTCTTCGAAGTCGGCAAGGCCAATCTCCTGCGCGATGGCTCCGATCTGACGCTTATTGCCAATGGCACGCTGACCCACCGCATGGTGAAGGCTGCCGATATTCTGGCAACGCGCGGCATCAAGGCGCGTGTGCTGAACATGGCAACCGTTCGCCCCATCGATGAGACGGCAATCGTGGCCGCGGCAAACGAAACCGGCGCGATCCTGACGGCGGAAGAGCATTCGATCTACGGCGGCCTCGGTTCCGCCATTGCCGAAGTGGTCGTCGAGCACGCCCCGGTTCCGATGAAGCGCCTCGGCGTTCCCGGCGTCTTTGCCCATACCGGCTCTGCCGAATGGCTGCTGGATGAATTCGGCATGGCACCGAACGCCATCGCGGATGCTGCCGAAGCGCTGATCAAGAGAAAATAAGTCTCCTCCCAGCCGCTCATGTCTCCCCCGGGAGATATGGGCGGCACCCTCTTCATTATATTATGCGTGGCACTTCTATTTGCCTGAAAATCCCGGCTAGGATCGCGCATCATCAATGTCTGCCGGGAAGAGAGCATAGCGATGCGCGCCATTCTGTCCGTCGATCAGGGTACGACAAATTCCAAGGCCATTCTGGTTTCGGAAACGGGGGCCATTCTCGCCAGAGGCTCATCACCCGTCGGCATCGCCTATCCGCGGCCCGGCTGGGTGGAACAGGAACCAACCCGCATTTGGGCATCCGTCTGCGAAGCCATCGAGGCCTGCCTCAAGGCAGCACCCGGTGATGTCTCGGTGGAGGCCATCGCCATCTCCAACCAGCGCGAATCCGTCACCATTTGGGATGCTGAAACCGGCGAGCCGCTCGGACCTGTCCTGAGCTGGCAATGCCGCCGCACGGCAAACGAATGCGCCGACCTTATCGGGGAAGGTCATTCCGAACGCGTCATGGCGCTCACAGGTCTGCCCATCGACCCCATGTTTCCCGGCGCAAAAATGCGCTGGCTGCTGGATCGCGCTCCTAAGGGCAGAAAAGTGCGGCTCGGCACCATCGATAGCTGGCTGATCCACTGCTTCACGGGTGGTCAAGTCCATGCCTGCGATGCATCCAACGCGGCCCGCAGCCAGGCGCTCGATCTCAATCGGCAGGTCTGGAGTGAAGAGCTTTGCGAATTGTTCGGCATTGATATCGATGCCCTGCCGGAAGTCCGCGATAGCAGCGGCGATTTTGGCGTCACGAAAAACGTCCCCGGCATCAAGGATGGCACGCCGATCCTCGCGGCCATCGGCGATAGCCACGCGGCCCTTTTCGGCCACGGCGCCTTCAATCCCGGCGATGGCAAGGTAACCTTCGGCACCGGCTCCTCGGTCATGACCACGCTGCCGCATTTCATCGCCCCTCAACAGGGCATCACGACCACCGTCGCATGGCGGCTTGGCGGCAAGCCGACCTTTGCCTTCGAAGGCAATATTCTCGTCTCAGCCTCTTCGTTGCCGTGGATGGTGGAAATCCTTGGACTACCGGATGTGGCAGCACTGGTGGAACTGGCCTCCACCGCCGCACCCGGCGGCCCCGGTTTCGTGCCCGCCTTTGTCGGCCTCGGCGCGCCCTATTGGGATTCGGACAGCCGCGCGCTGTTCTCCCAGATCAACTTCTCCACCACGCGCGCCCAGATGGCCCGCGCCGTGACCGATTCCATTGCCTTTCAGGTGCATGACGTCTTCGCCGCCATGGGCGCGCAATCACCGACCGGCTTCGGACGTCTGTTCGTGGATGGTGGCCCGAGCCAGAACCGTTTCCTGATGCAATGCGTGGCTGACATGCTGGATCATCCCGTCATCCAGCGCGATGCGCCGGAAGCTTCGGCCTTGGGTGCTGCCTATCTCGCCGGACTTGCACTTGGCATGTGGCCCGATCTTGAAACGGTCGCCAGTCTTAACGCTAACGGCACGCAGATCGCGCCTGCAACATCCGATAAAAATGAGAAGCTCGCGACATGGAAGGATTCAATTGCGCGCTCGACCTTGAAAATCCCGTCCGCTATGAGTGAATAAAAATTCAGGCGCATCGGCCCAAAAATCGGAATCGATTGTGGAAAGAACGATGCGCACTCTAAGGATTTAGAGCGTCCTGAGCGCGTCCTTCGGACGCACGGCGCTCTAGGAGGGGCTTATGGGTAGGATCAACGAACTTCGCCTGATCTCGCGTGTCGCGCAGATGTATTATAGCGAGCACAAGCGCCAGGCTGAAATTGCAGAGCACCTGCATCTGTCGCAGGCAACAGTGTCGCGGATGCTGAAGCGGGCGGAGGCCGAAGGCATCGTTCGCACCAGCATCATCCCGCCCGTTGGCACCTTCAACGATCTGGAAACCCAGCTGCGTGAGCGCTTCGATCTTCCCGAAGCCATCGTGGTGGATTGCAGCGAGGATCGCGATGGCGCGATCATGGCACGCATCGGCGAGGCTGCGGCCCATTTCCTCGAAGTGACGCTGTCGCAAAACGAAATCATCGGCGTGTCCAGCTGGAGCCAGACCATTTTCAAGATGGTGGAGAACATCCATCCGCTGAAGGGCGCGAAAGCGAAATACATCGTGCAGACGCTTGGCGGCATGGGCGATCCATCCGTGCAGACGCATGCCACGCAGATCACGACGCGGCTTGCGCGGCTGACGGAAGCGGAGCCCAAGCTTCTTGCCGTGCCCGGCGTCGCCACCTCCCGGGAAGCGAAGCTGCTCATGCTGTCCGATCCATTCGTGCGCGAAACGATCGATCTTTTCGGCTCCATCACGCTCGCCGTCGTCGGCGTCGGTGCTGTCGAACCGTCAGAGCTTCTCGCCCGCTCCGGCAACATCTTTTCCGCCAAGGAACTTGCCGATCTCGCGCAGGCGGGTGCCGTCGGCGATATTTCGCTGCGCTTCTTCGACGGGCAAGGCCGTCCGGTCAAAACACCGCTCGATGACCGGGTCATCGGCCTGCCGCTCGAAAACCTCTCCAATGTCGACCGCGTGATTGCGCTGGCCGGTGGGGCCAAAAAGACGGAAGCCATTGCAGGCGCTCTCAGAACCGGTGTGATCGACGTTTTGGTCACCGATAAATTCACCGCCGAACGTCTGGTCGGCTCATAGCAAATTCCAGAATTCCATGAGGAGGAGACATGAAACGCTTCGAAGGTCAGTCCGTATTCGTCAGCGGCGGCAATAAGGGCATCGGTTACGGCATCGCCCGCCGCTTTGCCGAAGAAGGCGCGAAGGTCGCCATCGCTGCAGTCGAGAAAGACACGGCAGATATAGCGGCAAAGCTCGCAGAAGAAACCGGTGCTCAAACTTTTGGCGTGACGCTGGATGTACGAGACGCCGCAGCGGTTCGCGACGCTTATGAGGCTGCGGAAGCCGCCATCGGCGCACTCTCCGTCTCGGTTCAGAACGCAGGCGTCATCACCATCTCCAAGGTCGAGGAATTGAGCGAAGACCAGTGGGACCTCAATATGGAGGTCAACACCAAAGGCGCATTTCTCTGCTGCCAGGAAGCCATCCGCCGCTTCCGCCAGAGCGGAACCAAGGGCCGCCTCATCAATACGGCGTCCGGTCAGGCGCGGCAGGGCTTCATTTATACCCCGCATTATGCCGCCTCTAAATTCGGCGTCATCGGCCTCACGCAAAGCCTTGCCAAGGAGCTGGCACCGGAGGGCATCACTGTCAACGCCATCTGCCCCGGCATCATCCACACCGAAATGTGGGACTATAATGACCGCGTCTGGGGCAAGATGCTGGGTGAATACAAGCCCGGCGAGCTTATGGCCGAATGGGTGCGCAACATTCCCATGCGCCGCGCTGGCACCCCTGCGGAAGTCGCCGCCCTCGTCGCCTTCCTCGCCTCGGAAGACGCCGCCTACATTACCGGCCAGACCATCAATGTCGATGGCGGCCTGATCATGTCTTGAGCGAAGTCAGCCCTTCGCACTCTTGAGTTCATCCTGCATGACGGCTTCCACATTCGCGGCGACCTTTTCCAGAAGGGCGTCGCGAATGCCCATGGCCTGCAGGTGCTGGACGGTGTTGAATACGTAATCGACATTGGGGCCGGAGCTTCCCGTGGCATTGCGCACGATCACGGCGGCATCGCCAACACCGAGACCGCCCACATATTGCCGGTGCAACGGATCGGCCACATAGGTCAGCGCATTCTGCCGCCTGCCATCGGCAAGCGACACCATCACCACCCGCTCTTTGTAAACATTCGTCACGAGCTCGCGTTCGCGCAGATACTCCATCACCGGATCG containing:
- a CDS encoding gamma-glutamylcyclotransferase encodes the protein MDDFWVFGYGSLMWNPGFPYEERHRARLHGYRRALCIRSNHYRGTDENPGLVLGLERGGSCLGVAFRVAGSNRDPVMEYLRERELVTNVYKERVVMVSLADGRRQNALTYVADPLHRQYVGGLGVGDAAVIVRNATGSSGPNVDYVFNTVQHLQAMGIRDALLEKVAANVEAVMQDELKSAKG
- a CDS encoding SDR family oxidoreductase, which produces MKRFEGQSVFVSGGNKGIGYGIARRFAEEGAKVAIAAVEKDTADIAAKLAEETGAQTFGVTLDVRDAAAVRDAYEAAEAAIGALSVSVQNAGVITISKVEELSEDQWDLNMEVNTKGAFLCCQEAIRRFRQSGTKGRLINTASGQARQGFIYTPHYAASKFGVIGLTQSLAKELAPEGITVNAICPGIIHTEMWDYNDRVWGKMLGEYKPGELMAEWVRNIPMRRAGTPAEVAALVAFLASEDAAYITGQTINVDGGLIMS
- a CDS encoding sugar ABC transporter substrate-binding protein encodes the protein MKLSRILLASAALALSLNSANAAEVKKIGLAVANLQANFFNQIKQSVEAEAKTRGITVVTVDAKGDGPTQVNQIQDLLTQNIDALIYIPAGAAAATVPVKLAKAAKVPVINIDRNADGAPGDTFIATDSVASAKSVCDYIIKEAGGKGKMVIIHGQKGTTPEVDRTKGCMESVKANPDVKIVAEQWSNMWSQDEGFQIMQNMLQANPDVSIVFAQADGLALGAAQAIKVANPSQKIAVGGFDGDTAALEALKNGVFDVTATQQTQKMGRTAVEMAVKLVGGEKVPPVQLLDATLTTKDNVEGFIANHP
- a CDS encoding ABC transporter permease gives rise to the protein MTVLERKDATVQTRSPLAWLSGATGPLVGLLLLCVFLSFASDNFLSLRNGLNILDQITVLGIMAVGMTFVILLGGIDLSVGSVLALSMMIMGWTANVAGMPMGAAIVLALLASGVCGLVVGILVTAFRVPAFIATLAMMSVARGIANMITDGQQIVGFPDWFMMLAIDRHFGVLTATVLLMLVVVVISWAFLRYRAEGRTVYAVGGNAEVARLAGINVPLVTIGVYVICAILAGLAGIVLAARLDSVQPSSGFGYELDTIAAVVIGGTSLSGGAGGIGGTLIGVLIIGVLRNGLNLLNVSPFLQQVIIGVVIVLAVGAETLRRRRG
- a CDS encoding FGGY family carbohydrate kinase; the protein is MRAILSVDQGTTNSKAILVSETGAILARGSSPVGIAYPRPGWVEQEPTRIWASVCEAIEACLKAAPGDVSVEAIAISNQRESVTIWDAETGEPLGPVLSWQCRRTANECADLIGEGHSERVMALTGLPIDPMFPGAKMRWLLDRAPKGRKVRLGTIDSWLIHCFTGGQVHACDASNAARSQALDLNRQVWSEELCELFGIDIDALPEVRDSSGDFGVTKNVPGIKDGTPILAAIGDSHAALFGHGAFNPGDGKVTFGTGSSVMTTLPHFIAPQQGITTTVAWRLGGKPTFAFEGNILVSASSLPWMVEILGLPDVAALVELASTAAPGGPGFVPAFVGLGAPYWDSDSRALFSQINFSTTRAQMARAVTDSIAFQVHDVFAAMGAQSPTGFGRLFVDGGPSQNRFLMQCVADMLDHPVIQRDAPEASALGAAYLAGLALGMWPDLETVASLNANGTQIAPATSDKNEKLATWKDSIARSTLKIPSAMSE
- a CDS encoding sugar-binding transcriptional regulator yields the protein MGRINELRLISRVAQMYYSEHKRQAEIAEHLHLSQATVSRMLKRAEAEGIVRTSIIPPVGTFNDLETQLRERFDLPEAIVVDCSEDRDGAIMARIGEAAAHFLEVTLSQNEIIGVSSWSQTIFKMVENIHPLKGAKAKYIVQTLGGMGDPSVQTHATQITTRLARLTEAEPKLLAVPGVATSREAKLLMLSDPFVRETIDLFGSITLAVVGVGAVEPSELLARSGNIFSAKELADLAQAGAVGDISLRFFDGQGRPVKTPLDDRVIGLPLENLSNVDRVIALAGGAKKTEAIAGALRTGVIDVLVTDKFTAERLVGS
- a CDS encoding transketolase codes for the protein MEPKELERIARQIRLRDVQAVFEAGAGHVGGEMSAIDVMTALYFRVLRIWPDDPKNPARDRFVLSKGHTACALYVTLAKRGFIPEEEISTFLQPNSRLNGHPNCNKVPGVETNTGPLGHGLPVAVGMAKAAKLSGADYHTYVMTGDGEMQEGSNWEAIMAAAQFGLDNLTLIIDHNRFQQGAALSDTNDIAPLRPKLEAFGWDVTEINGNEMAEVVPALEHRSNRPHCIVAHTNKGHGISFMQDKVDWHHKVPSKEQYDIAVKELSEAL
- a CDS encoding transketolase family protein, yielding MNAPVSAPKLYDCRDAFAETIEALAANDQRVVAVCNDSVGSSKLGGFKSKFPERLVNVGIAEQNMVGVGAGLANGGQLPFVCGASCFLTGRALEQIKADLAYSNANVKLVGISSGMAYGELGPTHHSIEDFAWTRVLPNLPVIAPCDRIETAAAVKWAAEYAGPCFLRLSRVGVPDLLPEGHVFEVGKANLLRDGSDLTLIANGTLTHRMVKAADILATRGIKARVLNMATVRPIDETAIVAAANETGAILTAEEHSIYGGLGSAIAEVVVEHAPVPMKRLGVPGVFAHTGSAEWLLDEFGMAPNAIADAAEALIKRK